AACCAAGGCGCTGAACATCGGAACCGATCATGCACCGGCTTTGCTGCAAAAGCTGTTTCACTCCTTCATGGGGGCGAACCTTTTCAGTTGCTACGCCCATGATCGGCCAGGGCTCAGGCCTCGGACGGTGTGCGTCGATAAAGACAATCTGGTGGCTGCCGACGACTTCGTGGAATGGTTCGAGCGGGTCTTGTTGGAGGAAGCGGTCGCATCAACCCGCTGGATCATTCACGATGACGATAGGGCCAGCGAGGCTTTGGCCGACCGGGCAATCGCGTACCTTGCGTCCTGTGGTGTGACGGTCGAGAGCAAGGTGTCCTTCGACAACTTTGATGCCAGTGTGGATTTTGACGGGTCTGTCATTGTCATTGCAGCTGCTGCTGAGCGTGGGTCGCGCCTACAGAGCGTAAGCCGTCGCCTGCGCACCGCGCAGCAGTCCGGTACCCGGCTGTACATCACTGGAGCACTTTTCGGGCGCAGCTATGCGCTGATGAAGGATCTGCAGAGCAACCTGACCCAGCCCGCCAAGGATCACAGCAGGTACGTTTTCAAGACCTTCATGGAAATCCCTGCGGCGGAGTTGGCCTGCACGAATCACTGGGCCCAAGAGCAGCGTCTGCTCGACTCTTTGCACTCAGTCTTCGACACGTTCTCAGCACCCATAACGCAGCGCATGGAGGTGTTTGACAACGCAGGCACAGGTGGGCTTGGCCAGCACCCTTTTTGGCCCAGTAGCCACACCAGTGAACCGATGACTCTCAGCCGAGGTTTCGCATTCGTCGACGGTACGGAAGATGTGAGGATCGCGACGTCGACTGACATCTACCTTACTATCCTGTGGATTCTGCAGAATGCCCGGCATAGCGATAAGGTGCAGAACGCCAAGCGATTGGAGTCCGGCGAGCTTCAGCAAGTGCTTCTCTCGCCAGATGTGTTCTCGCGGTTTGATGATGGCGTCATCCAGGCAGCGTTCTTGCGCGCAGCGCTACCTGCCGAGCTCGATTACCGGGCTCAGGAAACCCACAGCTTGTCGATGGGGGATATTATCAAGCGTGTCGCCGCAGGGTATGGCCATGAGCGAGGTGAAGCCGCCTTGGAGTTCGTGATCGCGTTGGCGATTGGAAAGATCCGTCTGCATAAAGATATCGATGGCCGACTGCGAGCTGGCTTGATCGAAACTCTATCGCCGCACCTTCCAGAGATCCCTTATCTGCTCGATCCAAATTACGAACCGCCGTTGTGATCAGTTCCAGCTAGCCGTTGGGCCGGTGCTTTGTCAATTTTGGTTCTTAGGCGCTTTGGTCATAACAGCCAAGATTGGCGAACAGGGCTTAAGGGCGCTCTTTCGTCGACGATAATCATGGGCCTTGCAGTTGCGATCATTCCAAGCATCCAGAGCTTTTTACAGTGCGGTTTAGGCTTGAAGAGTCGGGAGCGAGGGGGCTGTTTAAATGATTACCAGCATCGACATCAGCTAAAGCCGTGGCTTTACGTTGATCTGCCCGATGTTAAGAGGAGAGCGTCATGGAGTTTGCAGAGCCGCTTCGCCATTACGCGGAGCAGGTATTTGGGTGCAAAGTAAAGGCAGCGGTGTGGATGATGCATCCAAGAGCTGTATTTGAAGGTCTTAGTGCTCTGAGTTACGCCCAGAGCGACTTAACGTATCAGCATGTAATAGAAGAGCTAGAACGAATTAAGCATGGGTTCGCATGCTGATTTAATCGCCAGATAAATAGCGTACTAATGCTTTACACCGTCAGCGTTCAGTTCCTGCTCCGATCATGAACCGGGCCAAGCTATTTAGATGCTTGGCCTCTGCTTTAGGGGCCAGAAAGCTAAATTTGGGGATTACGGGGCGACAATTTTCAACAGATACCGTCGTCAATCTTCACTCGTCCATAGGGGGCGGTGGCACTGGGCATGAGGGCCAGAGTGACGCGAAGTTCTTTTGTCCTGATCAACCTCGCGCCTGGCCTTAAAAATTAAGCTGTCTAAAGTACGCCGGTATTTAACCCACATTTCTTGATGGGAAACCGTTCACACAGCTGTCATCACGTTTTCTTGCAGTTACCCGCCAGGCGAAAATGCTGGTTAACCGCGTCTGCTTCACTATCGAAAGACACGCGATTTTTTTCTGACACTGCATCATATGAAGGGCAATCCGGGCGGTGGTAAACCAAGGTTTTCCGGTTGCCAATGATGGCGATATTGACTGATTTTTTGTTGCTCCCAGCTTGAAGGGCCGTCGCTTTGGTCTGTACCTGGCGGGTTGTGACTGACGTCGAGCTTTCACCACCTTTACTGAGGTCGGCATTCAGAAAAATGGGCGCGTGATCAGAAACGCTGCTACGACCCTGTGTATGGGTTAGGCCCAGATATTTGGGATAGTTGAACACCTGAACTGAATTGACTTTGATCGTCGAACCCTTGCCCACAAAAATGTTGTCATAAAGGTTGGCGAATTTTCCGTCTGTGGAAGATAGGGTGGATGCTCCATTCAATACCAGGGGCTTTGCACTTGAGTCCAAACTATCCCAGGCAGGTGAGGTAGGCGGGGTATTGAAGTCACCCATCAGCATGATCTGGTTGTTGCCTGGGTAGATATCTTTCAACCACGACCAATAATTCGAGAGCGCCACTATCTCTGAGGCGCGGTCAGCCTGGCTTTTGCCATAGAGAATGTGGACAGTGGCGACAACGAAATACGAATTGTCAGTGAGCGATCTAAATCGAGCGGAGTAAGGCTCACGTTCAAATGTATCCTTACGATCGAGGTAGGTCACAGCGCCGTCCTCATACGCGATGGCGTCATCCTTCCACACGAAGCCGTACATTTCTTTGTAGGTCGATCGTCCTACAGCGTGCGAAGCCATGAAGCTCCATTTTTTGCCGGTTTGTTTGGTCAGTTCCTTGGCTAATGCGGCAAGAGCCTCTTCACTCATCAATTCCTGAACGGCAAGAAAATCGACTTTCTTTGCGACCCTCGCGATCGCAACAAAATCCTTCGTGTCCCGGATGCTGAGATGTTCGAGGTTCCAGGTACCTATGTTCGTGGCCGCGAGGGCGTTGGTGCAGCAAAGTAAAAGACAAACAGCGATGTGGCGGAAAAACTTAAGCATTAGGATCTCTATGGCAAAATTTGGTAGGCATCAGTTTTTGATGGCCTTCATCATCTGGCGAAGCTGCTTACTCAGTTCACCATTACGAAACTGAAGCTCGGCGTTCTCAGCTTTCAGATACTCGATGGTGCTTACGAGGCTTCTATGGCTATCGACCATCTGGTTACAAATGGCCTCAGTGAGCGCCTCAGAAAGACGAAGATTGGTTAGGCGTTCGATTTCAGCTGCTTGCGAGCGAAACTCGTTCTGTATGACCTCCTTTGTGCGCTTTATTCTGGGGCTGTATTGGGTGGCTGAAATGCTTTTCCACAGTTCTTCAAGTTCAGCATTCTTTTGAACGATCAACTCATTGAGTTCCGGCTGACGGCGTTTGTTCAGCAAGCTGTCATGGACACCACTGTCTTTGGCAATGTTGCGAGCTACGATTCTTCTTTCTTTGACACTGAGTTTTTCGCCCGCTTCCATAGATGCCTTGATGCGATCGAAAGCCTTACATACGTGCAAGTAAAGGTTGCGCTTCGTTGTAGAGGTGACCCAGGAAGGCACTTCGGGGGCTACAGTGGTATTGGAATACTGCCCTAGGCTGAATTTCATGCTGTGACCTCGCCTTCCAGACGACGCTCGATTTTCCGAACGACTTCACCGCTCATGTTACCGAGTGCCTTGAGAGGATGATTTTCTGCAATGAATTGGTGTGAGATCGCTGTGCGCTCAAGCTCCCGCTTCTGCAGGTTATTGTTCATACTGTGGGGGCATCCAGCGCAGACTTCCGGCGTGCTGCGTTGATCTACGTTAGGCGTACCAGTCTTAGGGTCATGGCACTTCGCGATATGCTGCTCATTAGCGCGCAGTGCGCAATAGCCCCATTCAAATGCCGTGAACCGCTCAAATTCATTAGCCAAGGCACTGAGGCGCTCATCGAATTCATCGCCTGTGAGCACGGAAATTTCGGCCATTTCCTTATCAATGCGTTTGGCCGCCGGCCCATAGAAGCGATCGTCCAATTTGCCATTTGCAATCCGACCCATCACCTCTTTGGCGTAGTCGCGTTCCATGCTGATTCGAACAGACTCGCTCAGTTTCTCGCGGGTGTAGCGCCTCGTGTGGAAAGAGCCATATGAATGGCGGAAGTGCTCCCGGATCTTTTCCATAACATTCCCATCAAATCTGCGCAGTGCAAACTCTGCAAAGGTATGACGGGCTTGGTGAGGCGAGACCTCACTATGAATCTCGCCAGCATCGGGGTACTTTTCTGCAACATGGATCTTATAGAAGTCCTTGAACCAGCCCCTCAAAGCGAATAGACCGTAGCCTGCGTCTGCCAGCCATTGCTCATCGCTGAATTTGCCATTACCACGGGCAACAAGAAAAGCTTCTGACCTATAGGCCCTATGGAGTAACGGCAGGTTGAACTTCTCCGTATCCACCGCCGACAAGTTTTTCATGAGTGTTGCTGCTTCTGCTGCAAGCCCGTGCAGAGACCTTGGATGCGCGAGCCCAGATTCGGTTTTGTAGTTTTCTGAGGTAAACCACCAAGAACCGTCCGGTTCTTGCTCGTAATCTGCAAGTCGCATTCCATTGATTTCTGAAATGCGAAACCCGCTCAATAATGTGATGACGGTCAAGGCTGCCTTAGTAAGCTCGCAACAAAAATCACTGAGTGCGCCTTGATTTTTCCATGGCAAAGATTCGAAATGCCCTGTGGTTGCTGCATCGATTGCGGTTCCGAGCTCTACCGCAGACGACGCCCAGCCTCGTTCAAATCGGGATAGTACATAGTCTGGTGACTGCATCCTTCGATATAAGGCGAGACGATCCTTTTCGCCGAACCAGCTTTTTATCTTCGTCTTTTCCTTGCGCCACTGAGTAAAAAATATAGTCGCAATTTTTGCTTCATCGGATTCAATCTGTGTGATTGCTTCGGCGAGCATCAATGAAGCGCAAGTCATAGGTATTGAACCGTAATTTCCGCCTTTACTCCACTCGGCGTAGTCTACTTCCAGTTCTTTGAGTAACGGCTCCATTGTGCTTTTTTTGAAGGGCACGGTCATCCGATGGACGACACCGTCTACGAGTTTCCCGGAGTGGAGCATGGTATAAGTACGTTCGAGAATTTTGCAGAACATTGTCATTGTTGAGGCGCCGAGAATGAGACCTCCGTCCTCATTTTTCTCCTTCTTTATCATAAAGGAGCGAAGCATTTGCTGAATCTCAAACCTCGATAGCGACTGTAGTGCTCGATCCGAAAAGTGAACTTCCCAGTACTCGCAAAGCTCACGTAAGTATGCAATTTCCTGGCGCGCACTTGAAAGGCTACTCACAACAATTCGACCTTTGTCGTCTGCGTAGCCCCGTGATATATCTCCTTTCAAGAAACACATCTGCGCATACAGTATTTTTTGTATGGAGCATTTCCAGACAAAATTGATAATATAAAAAATACCCGTAATTGGATCCTGAATCTGAAAAGACTCATCACCATACTGATTGGCTATTTTTTGGGGTTCCGCTAACATGGTAAACAGCGCGGACTGGGTTGCGTTAATTTGCATCGCGTGTTTACCTTATGACAGGAGTGGGGAAGGTGTAGTTTTTAAGTATGTCCTTTCCCTGAACAATGGTTTTTTGGTCAAATTTCTCAAGCGCGTCCTCTACATACGCTGCTTGCATTGCAATTGAAAAGGCTTTTAATTCATCTTCAACGGAAAAGTTCTTTAGCTGGTTAATGCACTCATTTCGGTAACTCATAAGCAGGGCGGCTGTAATGCCATTGGTGATGATGAACGTTTTACTGTCTTTCTCAAGCTGTCCGAATGGGGAAATGGTGAAGCCTGCTATTTGAGCGGACAACAGCAATTGGTCAAACTCTTCCATTTCATTCGCATCAGATTTTGCCTTAGACCAACCGAGCATCTGTTTTAGTTCTGTCACGCTAATCATTACTTCATTACGAATGGCCGCTTGCACTTTGCGCGCGTCCTGCACCATAAGATGACCGACCTCAGATGCAAATAATGCCCTTTTTTTCAAACGATACTTGGTTTCGCTTGCGTGCATATAAACGACTTCTTTTACGCCCGGTGAGTGCGCAGTCGCATCGGCCCCTACAACCTCTTGTGAATACTTTTCAAATGCCTCATTGCCTGGGTTGCCACCGTCGGTATCTAAGATGGCGCGCGATTGAGCAATCGCGGTAACAGTGATTGTTTGACGTTTTGCGGGGCTTGGATTTTGGCCCGTGATGCCAATTGCTGCATTTTCGTACCGTCGCTTTTTATTGTCCCAGATGGGGCGGTTATTTATAGCAACACGACGAATGATGTCTGCAAGAGTTTCAATTTCGTTATCTGCATTATAGATCGCTTGGTATTGCAGTGTGTTCTGAAAAGCGGCCATTACCAAAGGCCTGTATACCACGCTGTCAATTCCCTGGATGTTGCTCGTAACGGGAAGATCAAAAAGCAAATCTCCTGTTTCAGGAAAACGCTTGCAGAAACTCATTTTCAGATTGTCAAAATCAACGTAGGCGCGGTATTGAAGAGACTTTGAACGATGCATCGGTACTTCGCGAATTGGGGTCTCGCTTCGGTTTTTAATGTAGATGGGTGATGCAACGCTTGGCGTAATTCGAAGATCCCCTTGTCGCATATCCAAGATGCCGGACAATTGAACCCTGTCAGTAGCCAGCAACCACGAAAACGCCACCTCTTCGCAGGGGGTGTGCTTTATAAGGTACAGGTAATCGATATTGTGGAAGTACAGTTTGTGGTCACTGTTTTCTGGGTAGATGTCTAACGCCCCGGAGTCACGAAGGCCGGCCTTAATAAGACGGTTTGCCTCATCGATTGTTAGAGGCGATGCCTTTTCGATTTGAGCGTAAGAAAAGTCAGTATTGTTATGTAAGAGTCGTTCTTTTAGGCGCAGATTGTCGCTTTTGAGAATGGCCCCTGCGAGTGCTTTGTACGCAGTGCTGCGATCAGTCTGGCTTGTGCTATATCTAAGCTTTTCGTAATCTCCGTCGCACTTTTCAAGAAGGTTAGTGACTTGTTGCATCACGCCGTCATCACTGAGGAGTTCTAAGCGCTGCTCATTCATCTCCTTGAGAAATTCACAGCAAAAACGTATAGTCGACCTCACAATCTTCAATTCGTCTTTTTCGGGCTGGTCGGTAATTTGCCCTAAACTCGGAGTTGCCTGACCCGACCGATTGGAAGCGGAAGGGATGTATACCATGGCCTCTCGAACGGCTGCGGCAGCATCGGCAAGTGCAGGGTTCTCGTACGCCGCGTTAAGAAAGCTCTCGAATGTCGTTCGATATACCGACATGTAGACGCAAATGCTATTAAGTTTAGCTTTCTTTTCAGTGCGTAGATAACGTGTGAAATCTTCCATAAATGCCGCTGGTAGTGCCTGCGCGCCTGGATATGCGGTGATTGCCCAATTTGCGAGAGCATTAAATCTCAAAATTCTACTATATGCATCGAGTAGCGAATTTTTTTTACATTCGGTGCTGTTGAAGTATCTCAATAGGGAGCGGAAAATTGGGCAATTATGAAATTGCTCTGGTATCTCTACACGGCGCTGTTCGACTTTCTTACCCTTGGCACCTTGCATCGCAACGATGGCATAAGTATCTGAGGGGCTGAAGTTATGAATAGGGTTGGGGGCAAGCGTGGACAAGCTCGCAGGGGCGTCCGCAACAGCATCGGTAGTTTCAGTCATCATGATCATCGTTCAACGCACGCCTAATTTTTTCACGACGGTGAAGTTTTCCGTCGAAAATCACATATTCTTTAGTGGTAGCTTCATCTTCATGCCCCATTTGCTCGGGAACATATTGCCATGGGTCGTACCCGTGTTTGTAACAGAAGTCCACAAGGTTCGTAGCATATGTGTGCCGTAATGCATGAAAGGTCAAATTGAGGAAGCTAGGCTTCGTCAAGAAATGCAAATGCGGGTCTTTGAGGTGAAGTTCTGTCAACACATCGTCGATATGCGCAGAGGCAGCGAT
The window above is part of the Pseudomonas fluorescens genome. Proteins encoded here:
- a CDS encoding MbcA/ParS/Xre antitoxin family protein is translated as MEFAEPLRHYAEQVFGCKVKAAVWMMHPRAVFEGLSALSYAQSDLTYQHVIEELERIKHGFAC
- a CDS encoding endonuclease/exonuclease/phosphatase family protein, encoding MLKFFRHIAVCLLLCCTNALAATNIGTWNLEHLSIRDTKDFVAIARVAKKVDFLAVQELMSEEALAALAKELTKQTGKKWSFMASHAVGRSTYKEMYGFVWKDDAIAYEDGAVTYLDRKDTFEREPYSARFRSLTDNSYFVVATVHILYGKSQADRASEIVALSNYWSWLKDIYPGNNQIMLMGDFNTPPTSPAWDSLDSSAKPLVLNGASTLSSTDGKFANLYDNIFVGKGSTIKVNSVQVFNYPKYLGLTHTQGRSSVSDHAPIFLNADLSKGGESSTSVTTRQVQTKATALQAGSNKKSVNIAIIGNRKTLVYHRPDCPSYDAVSEKNRVSFDSEADAVNQHFRLAGNCKKT